A stretch of the Deltaproteobacteria bacterium genome encodes the following:
- a CDS encoding methyl-accepting chemotaxis protein, whose product MFGQIGRKGGLFHRLFGVSITFKILGAVFAVLAVTILVAAWQTVQVVKDQEAHVIELAKERQALLAEEVQAAAAAYLRQAVAFSESKRIRDAVIARDRDALMSVAMPYWKALEKADPDHPTKVHFHIPPAVSLLRIWKPDKFGDDLSSFRKTVVDVLSNGSTIKGVESGRAGMAVRGIAPIRDPAGGIVGSVEVFGGLEKIVAGLAHKYGNDAALFRIDRSDVSLFKGGAAVLKIGGSSLVFSTKEAMVREFLDEKILEAAKKEAVFVVRGGTLVGVSPVTDYLGETAGLYATFTDLAFFRAAQASALAKVGINGILAFFFASLFIYFLAKVSLDRPIKDILGVFSRVRQGDLTARARIVFDDEMGRLAAGLNAMVEHLADMVGRIKTHACTLKQASEGLYEASQQAAASSTETSAQADEIALSARRNEERIASLAAANEKITATVREIAQSSVLTVEMIGEVSGQIGEASRTVSQLHEHFARIEEVIAFIRTIADQTNLLALNATIEAARAGESGKGFAVVAGEVKELARQTAEATNQIVTNIHNLREMVNASVEAINKVNNLTEPVKGISQDVSQGMHKNAEMANEISSMAAGIAASTQDSLRQLDGLREAMEAAARAAESVFVTSGQLKGLSKEMEGLIARFSV is encoded by the coding sequence ATGTTCGGACAGATCGGAAGGAAGGGAGGCCTGTTCCATCGGCTTTTCGGCGTCTCCATCACGTTCAAGATCCTGGGGGCGGTCTTTGCCGTCCTTGCCGTGACCATTCTGGTAGCGGCGTGGCAGACCGTTCAGGTCGTCAAGGATCAGGAGGCGCATGTCATCGAGCTGGCGAAGGAACGCCAGGCCCTCCTTGCCGAGGAGGTACAGGCTGCGGCCGCCGCCTATCTCCGGCAGGCCGTTGCCTTTAGCGAGTCGAAGCGCATTAGGGATGCCGTCATTGCGAGAGACCGGGATGCCCTGATGTCCGTGGCCATGCCGTATTGGAAGGCCCTGGAAAAGGCAGACCCTGATCATCCTACCAAGGTCCATTTCCACATCCCTCCGGCCGTTTCCCTTTTGAGGATATGGAAGCCGGATAAGTTTGGAGACGACCTTTCTTCTTTCAGAAAGACGGTGGTGGATGTGCTCAGCAACGGATCCACCATCAAGGGCGTGGAGTCGGGAAGAGCAGGAATGGCGGTGCGAGGCATTGCCCCGATCCGGGACCCGGCGGGGGGGATAGTGGGCAGCGTCGAGGTTTTCGGAGGGTTGGAGAAGATCGTGGCAGGGCTTGCGCACAAATATGGAAACGATGCGGCCCTCTTCAGGATCGATAGAAGTGACGTTTCTCTTTTCAAGGGGGGCGCCGCTGTCTTGAAAATCGGGGGAAGCAGCCTTGTCTTTTCCACGAAGGAGGCCATGGTCAGGGAATTTCTTGATGAAAAGATCCTGGAAGCGGCAAAGAAGGAGGCCGTTTTTGTGGTCAGGGGAGGCACCCTTGTCGGTGTGTCCCCTGTCACGGATTATTTGGGAGAAACCGCGGGCTTGTATGCAACCTTTACGGATCTTGCCTTTTTCCGGGCCGCTCAGGCATCCGCCCTTGCAAAGGTCGGGATCAACGGGATTCTAGCCTTTTTCTTTGCATCGCTTTTCATCTATTTTTTGGCCAAAGTTTCCCTGGACAGACCGATCAAGGACATCCTCGGCGTCTTTTCCCGCGTCAGACAGGGCGATCTCACGGCCCGTGCGCGAATCGTTTTCGATGACGAGATGGGGAGGCTTGCGGCAGGGCTCAATGCAATGGTGGAGCATCTCGCCGATATGGTCGGGCGCATAAAGACACATGCCTGCACCCTCAAACAGGCAAGTGAGGGGCTTTACGAGGCATCCCAGCAGGCGGCGGCAAGCTCTACGGAAACGAGCGCCCAGGCCGACGAGATTGCCTTGTCCGCCCGCCGGAACGAGGAAAGAATAGCTTCTCTTGCTGCGGCGAACGAGAAGATCACGGCAACGGTCCGGGAGATCGCCCAGAGTTCAGTGCTAACGGTGGAAATGATCGGCGAGGTTAGCGGGCAGATCGGCGAGGCAAGCCGGACCGTCTCCCAGCTCCACGAGCACTTTGCCCGCATCGAGGAGGTGATCGCCTTCATCCGCACCATCGCGGACCAGACCAATCTTCTTGCCCTGAACGCCACAATAGAGGCGGCCCGTGCAGGGGAGTCCGGCAAGGGATTTGCTGTGGTGGCCGGAGAGGTCAAGGAACTCGCCCGTCAGACCGCTGAGGCCACGAATCAGATAGTAACGAATATCCATAATCTTCGGGAGATGGTAAACGCCTCGGTGGAGGCCATTAACAAGGTCAACAATTTGACCGAACCCGTCAAGGGGATTTCACAGGACGTCTCCCAGGGCATGCACAAGAACGCTGAGATGGCCAATGAGATCAGCAGCATGGCAGCGGGTATCGCCGCATCCACGCAGGATTCGTTGAGACAGCTCGACGGGCTCAGGGAGGCCATGGAGGCGGCGGCCCGGGCGGCCGAAAGCGTTTTCGTGACCAGTGGGCAACTCAAGGGTCTTTCGAAGGAGATGGAGGGGCTCATTGCAAGGTTTTCAGTATGA
- a CDS encoding endonuclease Q family protein: MDAAGLARAARRKGIGLVGTGDFTHPAYLKELEGVLESEGNGLYVHREDPEGPRFILTAEVSNIFTQGGKCRRIHTLLFAPDFRTAAEIQNWLSKVGNITSDGRPIFGFPVKDLVRVVMEISPRCLVVPAHVWTPWFSLFGAKSGFDSLEECFEEEGRHIYALETGLSSDPEMNWRLSALDPYTLLSNSDAHSPGKIGREANAFSCALSYDAVMNAIRDPSQGFEGTIEFFPEEGKYHFDGHRACGVSLPPSETRRLGGRCPVCGEELTVGVLHRVEDLADRPEGFRPPHALPAVHLVPLDEIIAEAVGVKSQTSRVRKEYGRLVGIAGSELEILLRMEEKELSRFVPDRILAGIRRVREGSVHVIPGSDGTYGSVRLFAEGDDSQESPLNLSAHQRQLDLFD; encoded by the coding sequence ATGGACGCGGCGGGCCTTGCAAGGGCGGCTCGGAGGAAGGGAATAGGCCTTGTGGGAACCGGGGACTTCACCCATCCCGCATATCTCAAAGAGCTCGAGGGTGTGCTCGAATCCGAGGGAAACGGCCTCTATGTTCACCGGGAAGACCCGGAAGGGCCGAGATTCATTCTCACCGCCGAGGTATCGAACATCTTCACCCAGGGGGGGAAGTGCAGGAGGATACACACGCTCCTTTTCGCCCCGGATTTCCGGACCGCTGCTGAGATCCAGAACTGGCTCTCCAAGGTGGGAAACATCACCTCGGACGGCCGGCCCATCTTCGGTTTTCCAGTCAAGGACCTCGTCCGCGTGGTCATGGAGATATCCCCACGGTGCCTCGTGGTCCCGGCCCATGTCTGGACCCCATGGTTCTCCCTTTTCGGGGCAAAATCCGGCTTCGATTCCCTCGAAGAGTGTTTCGAGGAGGAGGGCCGGCACATCTATGCCCTTGAAACAGGCCTATCTTCCGACCCTGAGATGAACTGGCGCCTCTCGGCCCTGGACCCCTATACCCTCCTTTCCAACTCCGACGCCCATTCTCCGGGAAAGATCGGACGGGAGGCCAACGCCTTTTCCTGCGCCCTTTCCTATGATGCCGTCATGAACGCGATCCGCGATCCCTCACAGGGGTTCGAGGGGACCATCGAATTCTTTCCAGAGGAGGGCAAGTACCACTTCGATGGCCACCGCGCCTGCGGGGTCTCCCTCCCCCCTTCTGAGACCAGACGGCTGGGGGGCAGATGCCCGGTCTGCGGCGAGGAACTCACTGTGGGGGTCCTCCACAGGGTGGAGGACCTGGCTGACCGTCCGGAGGGGTTTCGGCCTCCCCATGCCCTGCCTGCCGTCCATCTCGTCCCTCTTGACGAGATCATCGCCGAGGCCGTGGGCGTGAAGTCTCAGACATCGCGCGTCAGGAAGGAATACGGGAGGCTTGTCGGGATCGCTGGAAGCGAGCTGGAGATCCTCCTTCGCATGGAGGAAAAGGAGCTTTCCCGGTTCGTACCCGACAGGATCCTTGCGGGAATCCGCCGCGTGCGCGAGGGCTCTGTCCACGTCATCCCCGGTTCGGACGGTACCTACGGCAGTGTCAGGCTATTTGCGGAAGGCGACGATTCCCAGGAGAGTCCGCTCAACCTCTCTGCACATCAGAGACAGTTAGACCTTTTCGACTGA
- a CDS encoding glucose-1-phosphate thymidylyltransferase has protein sequence MAEFTDLITRGTFFQGPAGDALSIIADGEPPWTALARLEEFIIDVFTPNLPDEVPILTPLPTPIVLLPDGSVSWDAALVTDASSKGRPVALIGDTLIPEASILCAGAVFADRRIHIGKGVVIEPGAFVRGPTVIGDRTDVRHGAYIRGNCLIGQACVVGHATEVKGSIFLDAAKAGHFAYVGDSILGESVNLGAGTKLANLRFGTGNVVITVGGKRVDTGRRKLGAILGDLVQTGCNSVTNPGAILGHSSLVSPNASVRPGFYPPRSVIH, from the coding sequence ATGGCTGAGTTCACGGACCTTATCACCCGCGGGACCTTTTTCCAAGGACCCGCCGGGGATGCCCTCTCCATCATTGCCGATGGCGAGCCTCCGTGGACGGCCCTCGCCCGCCTTGAGGAATTCATCATCGATGTCTTCACGCCCAATCTTCCGGACGAGGTCCCGATCCTGACCCCCCTGCCGACCCCCATCGTCCTCCTGCCCGATGGATCGGTCTCATGGGATGCGGCCCTTGTGACAGACGCCTCGAGCAAGGGCCGACCGGTGGCCCTGATCGGGGATACATTGATTCCGGAGGCGTCCATCCTTTGCGCAGGCGCGGTCTTCGCAGACAGGCGTATCCATATCGGAAAAGGGGTCGTGATCGAACCGGGTGCCTTTGTCAGAGGACCTACAGTCATCGGAGACCGGACCGATGTGCGACACGGGGCCTATATTCGGGGAAACTGCCTCATAGGACAGGCCTGCGTCGTCGGGCACGCCACCGAGGTCAAGGGGTCCATATTCCTCGACGCGGCAAAGGCCGGCCATTTCGCCTATGTGGGGGACAGCATCCTCGGGGAAAGCGTAAATCTCGGGGCCGGAACCAAGCTTGCAAACCTCCGCTTTGGTACGGGAAACGTGGTCATCACCGTGGGCGGAAAGCGGGTGGACACAGGCCGCAGAAAGCTCGGGGCCATCCTCGGAGACCTTGTTCAGACTGGATGCAATTCTGTCACAAATCCCGGTGCCATCCTCGGGCATTCATCCCTCGTCTCCCCAAACGCATCCGTCAGGCCCGGTTTCTACCCCCCACGTTCCGTCATCCACTAA
- a CDS encoding peptidylprolyl isomerase translates to MKHHLKTLMVSTTCLFLIGAGGVSSAAEDPSTVLAEVGKAKLTLGQFNEQVADLPPQFQMTLAVNPQLREQLLERWVQITLFAEEAKATKMDQDPTFKAKLNDVKNAILAQTFIEKKVEGKVTATPDEVKAYYEAHKAEFSQPEMVKARHILIRVPSNADAKAWSDAEAKVKDIKKQLDNGKDFAELAKQYSEDPGSKDRGGDLGFFPKGRMVPEFEKAAFALKAGETSGPVKSPFGYHIIQVQEKKDATVTPFEDISQKVEQRLISEKQQKLVEQTTDELKKKYPVSIYKDRLPKTEAAPHGAQSPAHGAPTEAK, encoded by the coding sequence ATGAAACACCACCTCAAGACACTCATGGTATCCACTACATGCCTCTTTCTCATCGGTGCCGGAGGCGTGTCCTCTGCCGCAGAGGATCCCTCCACTGTCCTGGCCGAGGTCGGCAAGGCCAAGCTCACCCTCGGCCAGTTTAATGAACAGGTAGCCGACCTTCCGCCCCAGTTCCAGATGACGCTTGCCGTCAATCCCCAGCTCCGCGAGCAGCTTCTTGAACGCTGGGTCCAGATCACCCTCTTCGCCGAGGAGGCGAAGGCCACGAAGATGGACCAGGACCCCACATTCAAGGCCAAGCTCAATGACGTGAAGAACGCCATCCTTGCCCAGACCTTCATTGAAAAAAAGGTGGAGGGCAAGGTCACGGCCACTCCCGATGAGGTCAAGGCCTATTACGAGGCCCACAAAGCGGAATTCTCCCAACCGGAGATGGTGAAGGCCCGCCATATCCTCATACGGGTCCCCTCTAACGCAGATGCAAAGGCATGGAGTGACGCCGAGGCCAAGGTCAAGGACATCAAAAAACAACTGGACAATGGGAAGGATTTTGCCGAACTGGCCAAGCAGTATTCGGAAGACCCCGGTTCAAAGGATCGGGGAGGAGACCTGGGATTCTTCCCCAAAGGACGCATGGTGCCCGAGTTTGAGAAAGCCGCCTTCGCCCTCAAGGCAGGGGAGACGAGCGGGCCGGTGAAAAGCCCATTTGGTTACCACATCATCCAGGTCCAGGAGAAAAAGGACGCTACCGTCACCCCGTTCGAGGACATCTCCCAGAAGGTGGAACAAAGGCTCATCTCGGAGAAACAGCAGAAACTCGTCGAGCAAACCACCGACGAATTGAAGAAAAAGTACCCCGTCTCCATATACAAAGACCGGCTTCCAAAGACCGAAGCCGCACCGCACGGCGCCCAATCTCCTGCGCATGGAGCGCCTACTGAGGCAAAATAA
- the ftsH gene encoding ATP-dependent zinc metalloprotease FtsH, producing the protein MLKDRKKAIFHAIYWAVGLVVIFVLPQLWLHIQTREITYSTFKKMVREDRILVMSINPDEIKGILYTGPEADLASLRQKINEFEMASRTDGNLPFLSQKRATLTEIMDRLRQPDGKKQDFVYFKTIRVDDRNLVEELEAHGIDYTGVKEGLAGQLLWGTLVPILFWVGLWFLLIRSMGKPGAGLLSIGKSKAKISMEKDTGVSFRDVAGCDEAKEELAEVVTFLKSPEKYEKLGAKIPKGVLLLGPPGTGKTLLAKALAGEAGVPFYSISGSEFVEMFVGVGAARVRDLFSQAKQNAPCIIFIDEIDAIGKFRSGGMTVGGHEEREQTLNQLLVEMDGFEPNIGVILLAATNRPEVLDPALLRPGRFDRQVVLDAPDVHGREAILQVHARGKPLSQDVNIRDIARRTPGFSGADLANAMNEAALLAAREGNEKIHQRHLEEAVEKVLAGPERKSRRLLEKERRRVAFHEAGHALVAKLCPNAPPVAKISIIPRGRAALGYTLQIPEEEQYLMTRSELLDKICVSMGGRIAEEIVFGEISSGAQNDLELATEIARSMVCRFGMSDAIGPMVLSREQSPFLRMPYLQQEVKALGPELAAKVDEEVQRILTEQETRARSILTKNRMTLEKVAERLLAVEVMTADEFQDLVKTGTEHGQALQERPSSP; encoded by the coding sequence ATGCTGAAAGACAGGAAAAAGGCGATATTCCACGCCATTTATTGGGCCGTCGGACTCGTCGTCATCTTTGTCCTCCCCCAGCTCTGGCTCCACATCCAAACGAGGGAGATCACCTACTCGACCTTCAAGAAAATGGTCCGGGAAGACAGGATCCTCGTCATGAGCATCAATCCAGACGAGATCAAGGGTATCCTGTACACCGGCCCTGAAGCGGATCTCGCCTCACTCCGGCAGAAGATCAATGAGTTCGAGATGGCCAGCCGGACAGACGGGAACCTCCCCTTCCTGTCCCAGAAGCGCGCTACGCTCACAGAAATCATGGATCGTCTGCGGCAGCCGGACGGAAAAAAACAGGATTTCGTGTATTTCAAGACCATCCGCGTGGATGATCGCAACCTCGTCGAGGAACTTGAGGCCCACGGGATCGACTACACGGGTGTAAAGGAAGGCCTCGCCGGCCAGCTTCTCTGGGGGACCCTTGTTCCCATCCTCTTCTGGGTCGGGCTCTGGTTCCTTCTCATCCGATCCATGGGCAAGCCGGGCGCCGGTCTCCTGTCCATCGGCAAATCCAAGGCCAAGATCTCCATGGAAAAGGACACAGGGGTAAGCTTCCGGGATGTGGCAGGGTGCGATGAGGCGAAAGAAGAACTCGCTGAGGTGGTGACCTTCCTCAAGTCACCGGAAAAATACGAAAAGCTCGGCGCTAAGATCCCAAAGGGCGTCCTCCTCCTTGGCCCTCCTGGCACGGGAAAGACCCTGCTTGCCAAGGCCCTTGCAGGCGAGGCCGGGGTACCGTTCTACAGCATCTCGGGCTCGGAATTTGTGGAGATGTTCGTGGGAGTCGGGGCCGCCAGGGTCCGCGACCTCTTCAGCCAGGCGAAACAGAATGCGCCCTGCATCATCTTCATCGACGAGATCGATGCCATAGGAAAGTTCCGAAGCGGGGGCATGACTGTCGGAGGGCACGAGGAAAGGGAACAGACCTTAAACCAGCTCCTCGTGGAGATGGACGGGTTCGAGCCCAACATCGGGGTCATCCTCCTTGCCGCCACCAACAGGCCCGAGGTCTTGGACCCGGCCCTCCTCCGCCCAGGCCGCTTCGACCGTCAGGTCGTGCTGGATGCCCCTGACGTCCATGGACGCGAGGCAATCCTTCAGGTCCATGCCCGAGGCAAACCACTCTCGCAGGATGTCAATATCCGGGACATTGCCCGCCGGACCCCTGGATTCTCCGGAGCGGATCTGGCAAACGCCATGAACGAGGCCGCCCTGCTCGCGGCCCGGGAAGGGAATGAAAAGATCCACCAGAGGCACCTGGAAGAGGCTGTGGAGAAGGTCCTTGCCGGTCCGGAGAGGAAGAGCAGGCGCCTCCTTGAAAAGGAACGCAGGCGGGTGGCCTTTCATGAAGCCGGACACGCCCTTGTTGCGAAACTGTGCCCCAATGCCCCGCCCGTGGCCAAGATCTCCATCATTCCGAGGGGTCGCGCAGCCCTCGGATACACCCTTCAGATCCCTGAGGAAGAGCAGTACCTCATGACCCGAAGCGAGCTCCTCGACAAGATCTGCGTCTCCATGGGGGGAAGGATCGCAGAGGAGATCGTTTTTGGCGAAATAAGCTCCGGGGCCCAGAACGATCTGGAACTGGCGACAGAGATCGCCAGGAGCATGGTGTGCCGTTTCGGCATGAGCGATGCCATCGGCCCCATGGTCCTGAGCCGTGAGCAAAGCCCGTTTCTCCGCATGCCCTATCTCCAGCAGGAGGTCAAGGCCCTCGGGCCCGAACTCGCGGCCAAGGTCGATGAAGAGGTGCAGAGGATCCTCACCGAACAGGAGACCCGGGCGCGCTCCATCCTCACCAAGAATCGGATGACGCTGGAAAAGGTCGCGGAACGGCTTCTCGCCGTTGAGGTCATGACCGCCGATGAATTCCAGGACCTCGTAAAAACAGGAACGGAACATGGACAAGCCCTACAGGAAAGGCCGTCATCTCCGTAA
- a CDS encoding DegQ family serine endoprotease translates to MAIAVLVSIFMLFSVNSDSYAFTEQEYGDIAVLDKTSKAFAAVSKAAMPAVAFVQVEKSMDQKGSGAPFQFQDPFEFFNDPFFERFFGPHFRKQQPQPRKFRQRGQGSGFIISPDGYLLTNNHVVEGADTIKVKLADGREFTAAVVGTDPQSDVAVIKVDGKNLPYLRLGDSDKLDIGEWVIAIGNPFGLQQTVTVGVVSAKGRSRLGINDYEDFIQTDAAINPGNSGGPLINIHGEVVGMNTAIVSRSGGYMGIGFAIPINMAKAIKDQLIASGKVTRGWLGVIIQQMDEDLAKSFGLTSKEGILVAEVTPDSPADKAGLKDGDVIIRMNGQKVTDVAELRNKIALMPPGTTLDLEIIRDGKPVSVTATIGEQPQTVGMGTRSEILQSLGFSVQELTPELAEHFGYPQGHGVLISEVDPDGLAAQIGMKPGQLIEEVNRQPVKNVREFMSALAASKDSKRVLLRVREGEFSRYVALPIK, encoded by the coding sequence ATGGCTATTGCCGTCTTGGTTTCAATTTTCATGCTTTTTTCCGTCAACAGCGATAGTTATGCATTCACCGAGCAGGAATACGGCGATATCGCCGTCCTGGACAAGACCTCCAAGGCCTTTGCCGCCGTCTCCAAGGCGGCAATGCCTGCCGTAGCCTTCGTCCAGGTAGAAAAATCCATGGATCAGAAGGGTTCCGGCGCCCCATTCCAGTTCCAGGATCCCTTCGAGTTCTTCAACGATCCCTTTTTTGAACGGTTCTTCGGGCCACACTTCCGAAAACAGCAGCCCCAGCCCCGGAAATTCCGACAGAGGGGTCAGGGATCGGGCTTCATCATCAGCCCGGACGGCTATCTCCTCACCAACAACCACGTGGTTGAGGGGGCTGACACCATAAAGGTGAAACTCGCTGACGGCCGTGAGTTCACGGCTGCCGTAGTGGGGACGGATCCCCAGTCTGATGTGGCGGTCATCAAGGTCGATGGCAAAAACCTTCCTTATCTCCGTTTGGGAGACTCGGACAAACTCGACATCGGGGAGTGGGTCATCGCCATAGGAAACCCATTCGGCCTTCAGCAGACCGTCACTGTTGGCGTTGTGAGCGCCAAGGGCCGGAGCAGGCTCGGAATCAACGACTACGAGGATTTCATCCAGACGGACGCCGCCATCAACCCGGGCAATTCCGGTGGCCCCCTCATCAACATCCACGGCGAGGTGGTAGGCATGAACACGGCCATTGTCTCCAGGAGCGGCGGCTACATGGGTATCGGTTTCGCCATCCCCATCAACATGGCAAAGGCCATCAAGGATCAGCTCATCGCCTCGGGGAAGGTCACCCGCGGCTGGCTCGGGGTGATCATACAGCAGATGGACGAAGACCTCGCCAAATCCTTCGGGCTCACGTCCAAGGAAGGCATACTCGTCGCCGAGGTCACACCTGACTCACCTGCTGACAAGGCCGGACTCAAGGATGGGGATGTCATCATCCGGATGAACGGCCAAAAGGTCACTGACGTGGCCGAACTCCGGAACAAGATCGCACTCATGCCTCCCGGAACTACCCTCGATCTGGAGATCATCCGAGACGGCAAACCGGTATCCGTGACAGCCACCATAGGCGAGCAACCACAGACCGTGGGCATGGGAACCAGGAGCGAGATACTCCAAAGCCTCGGCTTCTCCGTACAGGAACTCACGCCCGAACTTGCCGAACACTTCGGCTACCCTCAGGGCCATGGGGTCCTGATCTCCGAGGTAGATCCCGACGGCCTTGCGGCCCAGATCGGAATGAAGCCGGGACAACTCATCGAGGAGGTGAACAGGCAGCCGGTCAAAAACGTCAGGGAGTTCATGTCTGCCCTCGCCGCATCAAAAGACTCGAAAAGGGTGCTCCTGCGGGTCAGGGAAGGCGAATTTTCCCGATACGTGGCCTTGCCTATCAAATGA
- a CDS encoding DUF1614 domain-containing protein yields the protein MFFNPLSLLLLFFLFIGLVLAFFLINIGLVTIAFEKIGLSPLQVFVFLLASLLGSSINIPIKRIPRPFDDPPEAVRIFGVLYRIPRRHHHETVIAMNLGGAVLPVLLSISLIFKHGIFTEPLAGVAIVAAITYHLARPVSGIGIAIPLIVPPLFAVLAAMALAPENLRPAIAYVSGTVGTLIGADLLHLSDVPRLNAPLVSIGGAGTFDGIFLTGIIAVLLA from the coding sequence ATGTTTTTCAACCCCCTTTCCCTTCTCCTTCTGTTTTTCCTTTTTATCGGGCTCGTCCTTGCCTTTTTCCTCATCAACATCGGGCTCGTCACCATCGCCTTCGAGAAGATCGGACTCTCCCCCCTCCAGGTCTTTGTCTTTCTCCTCGCATCTCTCCTGGGAAGCTCTATCAACATCCCCATTAAACGCATCCCCAGGCCCTTCGATGACCCTCCCGAGGCCGTCCGGATCTTCGGGGTCCTTTACAGGATCCCCCGCAGGCACCATCACGAGACGGTCATTGCCATGAACCTCGGAGGTGCCGTCCTTCCTGTACTGCTCTCCATTTCTCTCATATTCAAACACGGAATCTTCACTGAGCCACTGGCAGGGGTCGCCATCGTGGCAGCGATCACGTATCACCTCGCACGCCCCGTTTCAGGCATTGGAATCGCCATACCCCTTATTGTACCGCCACTTTTTGCCGTGCTTGCTGCCATGGCCCTCGCGCCAGAGAATCTCCGTCCGGCGATTGCATATGTGTCTGGGACCGTCGGGACCCTCATCGGGGCCGACCTGCTCCATCTCAGTGACGTCCCCCGTCTCAACGCCCCCCTCGTCTCCATCGGAGGCGCCGGGACCTTTGACGGGATCTTCCTCACCGGTATCATAGCCGTACTGCTCGCCTGA
- the hisD gene encoding histidinol dehydrogenase encodes MLTPINYADKNGKARVHALASRRLELAQEHEKTVRSIIEDVRARGDQALVEYTARFDAPDFTPDHIRVGQDEIDAAYQAVDEAFLSSIRKSISNVEAFHIRQLPQSWFMTRENGVILGQMIRPVDSCGLYVPGGKGGTTPLVSSVVMNAVPARIAGVERIALATPPTSGCLVSPYLLVAAAECGVKEIFRMGSAWAIAALAFGTESVLPVDVIVGPGNIFVTLAKKLVSGMVGIDMIAGPSEVLIIADETAVPSHIASDLLSQAEHDPLATSILITPSQALAEAVSKELEQILKTLARKDVATRAIDENGLILVVDNLDSAVMIANRIAPEHLEIATQDPWAILPQIRHAGAVFLGHHTPEPIGDYIAGPNHVLPTMGSARFSSALGVETFLKRSSIISYSEKAFQEDAQDVVRLAEKEGLFAHALSVQIRLGKR; translated from the coding sequence ATGCTCACACCCATCAACTATGCTGACAAGAATGGCAAGGCCCGAGTTCATGCCCTTGCCAGCCGCAGGCTCGAACTCGCGCAGGAACACGAAAAGACAGTCCGGTCAATCATAGAAGATGTCCGCGCGCGAGGAGACCAGGCCCTCGTCGAATACACCGCACGTTTTGATGCCCCGGACTTTACTCCCGACCACATCAGGGTGGGACAGGACGAAATAGACGCCGCATACCAGGCCGTGGACGAGGCCTTTCTCTCATCCATCAGGAAATCCATCTCCAACGTGGAGGCCTTTCACATCCGTCAGCTCCCCCAATCCTGGTTCATGACCCGGGAAAACGGTGTAATCCTCGGCCAAATGATCCGTCCGGTGGATTCCTGCGGGCTCTACGTACCAGGCGGAAAGGGTGGAACCACTCCCCTCGTCTCTTCCGTGGTCATGAATGCAGTCCCGGCCCGAATTGCGGGTGTGGAGAGGATCGCCCTTGCCACCCCTCCTACGTCCGGATGTCTGGTAAGCCCCTATCTCCTAGTGGCTGCGGCCGAATGCGGGGTCAAGGAGATCTTCCGCATGGGAAGCGCCTGGGCCATCGCGGCCCTCGCCTTCGGGACCGAATCCGTCCTGCCCGTGGATGTCATCGTGGGCCCGGGGAACATCTTTGTCACCCTCGCAAAAAAACTCGTCTCAGGCATGGTAGGAATCGACATGATCGCTGGCCCCAGCGAGGTCCTCATCATTGCAGACGAGACAGCCGTTCCCTCACATATCGCTTCCGACCTTCTTTCCCAGGCAGAACACGACCCACTTGCGACCTCCATCCTGATCACCCCGTCCCAGGCACTTGCCGAGGCCGTGTCAAAAGAGCTGGAACAGATCCTGAAAACACTGGCCCGAAAAGACGTTGCCACCAGGGCCATTGACGAAAACGGGCTCATCCTCGTGGTGGATAATCTGGATTCCGCTGTCATGATCGCGAACCGGATCGCGCCTGAACACCTGGAGATCGCGACACAGGACCCATGGGCCATCCTTCCCCAAATCCGTCATGCCGGGGCCGTCTTTCTCGGGCATCATACCCCGGAGCCCATAGGGGATTACATCGCCGGCCCCAATCACGTGCTTCCCACCATGGGCTCGGCGCGTTTCTCCTCAGCCCTCGGGGTGGAGACCTTCCTCAAACGGTCGAGCATCATCTCGTATTCAGAGAAGGCCTTCCAGGAGGACGCCCAAGATGTCGTTCGTCTGGCAGAAAAGGAAGGCCTCTTTGCCCACGCCCTATCGGTGCAGATCAGGCTGGGAAAACGATAG